The Candidatus Accumulibacter similis genome has a segment encoding these proteins:
- a CDS encoding c-type cytochrome, whose protein sequence is MQARSRRWLVAIAIAVAAIGCVGTPESGGDTARSSALPAPPDPPDNPTTPAKAALGKKLFFDPRLSGDGSMACQGCHYRHLGWTDGLALSRKVGGGMNTRHTPSVYNTGYYTSWYWDGRAKTLEGQVTAAWKAQIGADPARAAAVIAAVPAYQAEFQAVFGVAPNAENTAQALAAFLRTLNSGESPWDRYTAGDKTAVPADALAGYELFNGKAGCAGCHKPPLFSDGQFHNVGLEAGKANPDPGRFAVTKDPRDLSAFKTPSLRSVAISGPYFHDGSVGSLDAAVRYMASGGKADANKSGLLVDRKLADKEIAQLLAFLETLTSHERFEPPKVP, encoded by the coding sequence ATGCAAGCGAGATCCCGTCGTTGGCTTGTTGCCATTGCCATTGCCGTTGCCGCAATCGGTTGCGTTGGCACGCCCGAGTCTGGTGGTGACACTGCGCGTTCGTCGGCGCTGCCCGCCCCGCCTGATCCGCCCGACAACCCGACGACGCCGGCGAAGGCGGCACTGGGCAAGAAGCTGTTCTTCGATCCGCGGCTGTCCGGTGATGGCAGCATGGCCTGCCAGGGTTGCCACTATCGCCATCTCGGCTGGACCGATGGGCTCGCGCTGTCGCGCAAGGTGGGCGGTGGCATGAATACCCGGCATACGCCGAGCGTCTATAACACCGGCTATTACACGTCCTGGTACTGGGATGGGCGGGCGAAGACGCTGGAGGGGCAGGTCACGGCTGCCTGGAAGGCGCAGATTGGTGCCGATCCGGCGCGTGCGGCAGCTGTGATTGCGGCTGTGCCGGCGTATCAGGCCGAGTTCCAGGCGGTATTTGGCGTCGCGCCGAATGCCGAGAACACCGCGCAGGCGCTGGCTGCGTTCCTGCGCACGCTGAACAGCGGCGAGTCGCCATGGGATCGCTACACTGCCGGTGACAAGACAGCCGTCCCGGCCGATGCGCTAGCCGGCTACGAGTTGTTCAACGGCAAGGCGGGCTGCGCCGGTTGCCACAAGCCGCCGCTCTTCAGCGACGGGCAGTTCCACAACGTCGGCCTCGAAGCCGGCAAGGCCAACCCGGATCCCGGCCGCTTTGCCGTGACCAAGGATCCCAGGGATCTGTCGGCGTTCAAGACGCCGTCGCTGCGCTCGGTGGCGATCTCCGGTCCCTACTTCCACGACGGCAGTGTCGGCAGCCTCGATGCGGCGGTCCGCTACATGGCTTCGGGTGGCAAGGCCGATGCGAACAAGAGCGGCCTGCTCGTCGATCGCAAGCTTGCCGACAAGGAGATCGCGCAATTGCTGGCCTTTCTCGAGACGCTGACCAGCCATGAGCGTTTCGAGCCGCCGAAGGTGCCGTAG
- a CDS encoding class I SAM-dependent methyltransferase — protein sequence MRASTVAAGEVALQNLWSAVHRDCSLARQWHFSNLAAHAQRYLADLQLLAALAPVGALLDVGSAPCHMTALLQDSGYPVIGVDIAPQRVARLIDDLHLDVRQCDIERSPLPFPDEHFSGALLCDTFEHLRIDPAFVLSEICRVLKHGGFLLLTTPNVYSLPSLARFVLGRSIADPLTEFGKLRRLGHMGHVREYSCAEVRRFVMASGFSLESVGYRHDDRQRCWRDRILRLAYRMAPRCFQRDIVIVARKRDRGPLLQPLP from the coding sequence ATGAGGGCATCGACGGTGGCCGCTGGCGAGGTCGCGCTGCAGAATCTCTGGTCGGCGGTACACCGCGACTGCAGCCTCGCCCGTCAATGGCACTTCAGCAACCTGGCGGCGCATGCGCAACGCTACCTCGCGGATCTGCAACTTCTCGCCGCGCTGGCGCCCGTCGGCGCCCTCCTTGACGTCGGTTCGGCACCGTGCCACATGACCGCTCTGCTGCAGGATTCGGGCTACCCGGTGATCGGCGTCGACATCGCGCCGCAGCGGGTCGCCCGTCTGATCGACGATCTGCACCTCGACGTACGCCAGTGCGACATCGAACGCAGCCCCCTGCCTTTCCCCGATGAGCACTTCAGTGGGGCGCTGCTTTGCGATACCTTCGAACATCTGCGCATCGACCCGGCCTTCGTCCTGTCGGAAATCTGCCGCGTCCTGAAGCACGGTGGCTTCCTCCTGCTGACGACGCCGAACGTCTATTCGCTGCCGAGCCTCGCCCGTTTCGTTCTCGGCCGCAGCATCGCCGATCCGCTGACCGAGTTCGGCAAGCTGCGCCGCCTCGGACACATGGGCCATGTGCGCGAGTACTCGTGCGCCGAAGTCAGGCGTTTCGTCATGGCATCCGGCTTCAGCCTGGAGTCGGTCGGCTATCGCCACGATGACCGGCAGCGATGCTGGCGCGACAGAATCCTGCGGCTGGCGTACCGGATGGCACCGCGATGCTTCCAGCGCGACATCGTCATCGTCGCCCGCAAGCGCGACCGGGGACCACTCCTGCAACCCCTGCCGTGA
- the pyk gene encoding pyruvate kinase: MRRTKIVATIGPATADTESLRQLLEAGVDVVRLNAAHADMETHSANVRRVRELSQVLGRSIGTLVDLPGPKIRSGVIAAGEVELANGQEFILSGSDDGRGDERHVATTLSDLAQWACPGDDVYLADGAIVLRVLQSLGDDVRTEVVRGGTLRSRKGMHLPRAEAHVEPFTERDALALDMAIAAKVDFIGLSFVRRAEDVERVRAMLPKRGIRPALVPKIETAAAIDNLDGIVKAADAVMVARGDLGIQMPARSVPLLQKEIIRHCNLAGKPVITATQMLESMTRSPLPTRAEVNDVANAVLDGTDALMLSEETAVGLYPSQAVRMMSEVAESAEGWPRLRVAPEASGADGDRVAWAVAHAAVQAAEELGVAAILCPTRSGQTAHRVAAFRPKVPIAGISTSSQVLGDLSLVWGVRPLVVPANADPGEQLRLAVAAARSAGLVREGDLLAFVFGSAGPRAGSTDSVRIVRV, encoded by the coding sequence ATGCGCCGAACCAAGATCGTGGCAACCATCGGCCCCGCCACCGCCGACACCGAGTCGCTGCGGCAGCTCCTCGAAGCCGGCGTCGATGTGGTGCGTCTGAACGCGGCACACGCCGACATGGAAACGCACAGCGCCAACGTCCGCCGGGTGCGCGAACTGTCGCAGGTGCTCGGGCGCAGCATCGGCACCCTCGTTGACCTGCCCGGCCCGAAAATCCGCTCGGGCGTCATCGCCGCCGGCGAAGTCGAACTGGCAAATGGCCAGGAATTCATTCTCAGCGGCAGCGACGACGGCCGCGGCGATGAGCGACATGTGGCAACCACCCTCTCCGATCTGGCGCAATGGGCCTGCCCGGGCGACGACGTCTACCTCGCCGACGGCGCCATCGTGCTGCGGGTACTGCAGTCGCTGGGCGACGACGTGCGCACCGAGGTCGTGCGCGGCGGCACTCTGCGCTCGCGCAAGGGCATGCACCTGCCACGCGCCGAGGCACACGTCGAGCCCTTCACCGAGCGCGACGCTCTGGCCCTCGATATGGCGATCGCCGCCAAGGTGGATTTCATCGGCCTCTCTTTCGTTCGCCGTGCCGAAGACGTCGAGCGGGTACGGGCAATGCTCCCAAAGCGGGGCATTCGTCCGGCGCTGGTGCCGAAGATCGAGACGGCAGCCGCCATCGACAACCTCGACGGGATCGTCAAGGCAGCCGACGCGGTGATGGTTGCACGTGGCGATCTCGGCATCCAGATGCCGGCCCGCAGCGTGCCGCTGCTGCAGAAGGAGATCATCCGCCACTGCAACCTGGCAGGGAAACCGGTGATCACCGCGACGCAGATGCTCGAGTCGATGACCCGCTCGCCATTGCCGACCCGTGCCGAGGTCAACGACGTCGCCAACGCCGTCCTCGACGGCACCGATGCCCTGATGCTTTCCGAGGAGACCGCCGTCGGCCTCTACCCGAGCCAGGCGGTGCGCATGATGAGCGAAGTCGCCGAGTCCGCCGAGGGCTGGCCGCGGCTGCGCGTGGCGCCGGAGGCGAGCGGCGCCGACGGCGACCGCGTCGCCTGGGCAGTGGCACACGCTGCCGTGCAGGCGGCCGAGGAACTCGGTGTCGCGGCGATCCTGTGCCCGACCCGCAGCGGACAGACGGCGCATCGCGTCGCCGCCTTCCGGCCGAAGGTACCGATCGCCGGCATCTCGACCAGCAGCCAGGTGCTCGGCGACCTGTCGCTGGTCTGGGGTGTCCGGCCGCTCGTCGTGCCGGCGAACGCCGACCCTGGCGAGCAGTTGCGACTCGCCGTCGCCGCCGCCCGCAGCGCCGGCCTGGTACGTGAGGGCGACCTGCTGGCCTTCGTTTTCGGCTCCGCCGGGCCACGCGCCGGCAGCACGGACAGCGTTCGCATCGTGCGCGTGTGA
- a CDS encoding c-type cytochrome — MKSPAALLTLTLLTSSLFAQTEDPERARNLAATCANCHGTDGRPVAGSGIDPLAGIEKRLSLQKLADFKSGLRPGTIMPQIAKGYTDEQLELIAAYFAAQK; from the coding sequence ATGAAATCGCCAGCGGCTCTTCTCACCCTGACCCTGCTGACCAGCAGCCTGTTCGCCCAGACGGAGGACCCGGAACGGGCGCGCAATCTGGCTGCCACCTGTGCCAACTGCCACGGAACCGACGGCCGACCGGTCGCCGGTTCCGGGATCGACCCCCTGGCGGGTATCGAGAAGCGCCTCAGCCTGCAGAAACTGGCCGATTTCAAGAGCGGCCTGCGGCCCGGTACGATCATGCCGCAGATCGCCAAAGGCTACACTGACGAGCAGCTCGAACTGATCGCCGCCTACTTTGCGGCGCAGAAGTAG
- a CDS encoding FAD-dependent oxidoreductase — protein MADHNRRAFLKAGTLAGVLALAGCAGSGLRQPRGHVVVVGGGYGGATAAKYLRMWSARGVEVTLVERSPSFVSCPMSNLVIGGSRSMADITLGYDRLQSHWGVRIVHDEVLAIDAAAHSLRLAGGGDLRYDRLVLSPGIDFMWQEIPGLDNTDAQASILHAWKAGAQTVALRRQLEAMPDGGVFVLSIPRAPYRCPPGPYERACLVADYCKRHKPRSKVVVLDANDEIVSKKGLFAKAWAELYPEIIEYRPQSELRDVDVATKTARLDFDQIRADVLNVIPPQRAADIAARSGLKLINQRWVEIDWLSMESSDTPGVHVLGDAIFPAPTMPKSGHVANQQAKLAAAAILRLLAGEQPDQAPLLMNTCYSFVDARSAIHVAAVYRYDQASRVLQPVPGAGGVSSVRSELEGRIAAGWAQNIWADMLS, from the coding sequence ATGGCAGACCACAACCGACGCGCTTTTCTGAAGGCCGGCACGCTGGCCGGAGTGCTCGCCCTCGCGGGCTGTGCCGGGAGCGGCCTGCGGCAGCCGCGCGGCCATGTCGTCGTCGTCGGCGGCGGCTACGGCGGCGCCACGGCGGCCAAGTACCTGCGCATGTGGAGCGCGCGCGGCGTCGAGGTCACGCTGGTCGAGCGCTCGCCCAGCTTCGTCTCCTGCCCGATGTCCAATCTGGTCATCGGCGGCAGCCGCAGCATGGCCGACATCACCCTCGGCTATGATCGCCTGCAGAGCCACTGGGGGGTGCGCATCGTCCATGACGAGGTGCTGGCGATCGACGCGGCGGCGCACAGCCTGCGCCTGGCCGGCGGTGGCGACCTGCGCTACGACCGCCTCGTACTGTCGCCCGGAATCGACTTCATGTGGCAGGAGATTCCCGGGCTCGACAACACCGACGCCCAGGCCAGCATCCTGCATGCCTGGAAGGCGGGCGCGCAGACCGTGGCGCTGCGCCGCCAGCTCGAAGCGATGCCGGACGGCGGCGTCTTCGTCCTGTCGATCCCGCGCGCGCCGTACCGTTGCCCGCCGGGTCCGTACGAACGGGCCTGCCTGGTTGCCGACTACTGCAAGCGACACAAACCGCGGTCGAAGGTCGTCGTCCTCGATGCCAACGACGAGATCGTCTCCAAGAAGGGACTGTTCGCCAAGGCTTGGGCCGAGCTCTACCCGGAGATCATCGAGTATCGGCCGCAGAGCGAATTGCGCGACGTGGACGTGGCGACGAAGACTGCCCGTCTCGATTTCGACCAGATCAGGGCCGACGTCCTGAACGTGATACCGCCGCAGCGCGCAGCCGACATCGCCGCCCGATCGGGGCTGAAGCTGATCAACCAGCGCTGGGTGGAGATCGACTGGCTGTCGATGGAGTCGAGCGACACGCCAGGGGTGCATGTGCTCGGCGACGCGATCTTCCCGGCGCCGACGATGCCGAAGTCGGGACACGTTGCCAACCAGCAGGCGAAGCTCGCCGCGGCGGCGATCCTCAGGTTGCTCGCGGGCGAGCAACCTGACCAGGCACCCCTGCTGATGAACACCTGCTACAGCTTCGTGGACGCGCGCAGCGCGATTCACGTCGCGGCGGTATACCGGTACGACCAGGCCTCGCGGGTCTTGCAGCCGGTACCGGGCGCCGGTGGCGTCTCGAGCGTGCGCAGCGAACTCGAAGGCCGCATCGCTGCCGGCTGGGCGCAGAACATCTGGGCCGACATGCTTTCGTGA
- a CDS encoding SPOR domain-containing protein produces the protein MTETAKLVLPSDSQPATEHTAEATAPPAPVIRPEMARLLELTQASGAATTAKEINAQLDRVLRDYEELTALYAENNRRIDSELDEIRQSGGLLSGRVHQLGADLQQQGSSLAARATGVEERLEAVRGQAHAALADSEQRWESRLASSNARIAAELAQLDAGIGSLEALFRAQEQIVAEQRARLDQFDIACQLLDTATRGNKSRIEAVREQTERQHAIVEARIDGLGALQREHYAEFQDLRRLVGVLHSETGRLDAEIGTLAAALTTHRGETRARFKWTHLAITALFLLTVLGFALVKWLPAFAPAGTEAAVTQNQSRISEVDAQVAALAARMTAQQESDAQQQASIDRVGGRIGSLEKSLADLRSAVRKLRLQGVGGGVLHDAQWLRQQNPGAYTVQLVTSPSQGDMARFIDRNMAHLALDSLAYSVSEGAGGERYNLFFGVFPTLAQARAAIAALPAELQVNQPWVRPMRSVQESLR, from the coding sequence ATGACCGAAACTGCCAAACTGGTGCTGCCGAGCGATTCGCAGCCCGCCACCGAACACACAGCCGAGGCAACTGCCCCGCCAGCTCCCGTCATCCGCCCGGAGATGGCGAGACTGCTCGAGCTGACGCAGGCCAGCGGTGCCGCCACGACGGCGAAGGAGATCAACGCCCAGCTCGACCGCGTGCTGCGCGACTACGAAGAACTGACGGCGCTGTACGCCGAGAACAACCGCCGCATCGACAGTGAGCTGGACGAAATCCGCCAGTCCGGTGGCCTGCTGTCCGGGCGCGTGCATCAGCTCGGCGCCGACCTGCAGCAGCAAGGCTCGTCACTGGCAGCCCGTGCCACCGGGGTCGAGGAGCGCCTCGAGGCAGTCCGCGGCCAGGCGCATGCCGCTCTCGCCGACTCCGAGCAGCGCTGGGAGTCCCGCCTGGCGAGCAGCAACGCCCGCATCGCAGCGGAGCTGGCGCAGCTCGACGCCGGCATCGGTTCGCTCGAGGCACTGTTCAGGGCGCAGGAGCAGATCGTCGCCGAGCAACGTGCACGTCTGGATCAGTTCGACATCGCCTGCCAGTTGCTCGATACCGCGACGCGCGGCAACAAGAGCCGCATCGAGGCGGTACGCGAGCAGACGGAAAGGCAGCATGCAATCGTCGAAGCACGGATCGACGGCCTCGGCGCCCTGCAGCGTGAGCATTACGCCGAATTCCAGGATCTACGGCGACTGGTCGGCGTCCTGCACTCCGAGACAGGGCGTCTGGATGCGGAGATCGGCACGCTGGCAGCCGCATTGACGACACACCGCGGTGAGACCAGAGCAAGGTTCAAGTGGACGCACCTGGCGATCACAGCCCTCTTCCTGCTGACCGTCCTCGGCTTCGCCCTCGTCAAGTGGCTGCCTGCCTTCGCACCCGCCGGCACCGAGGCGGCGGTCACGCAGAACCAGTCCCGGATCAGCGAGGTCGATGCCCAGGTCGCCGCACTGGCGGCGCGGATGACCGCCCAGCAGGAAAGCGATGCGCAACAGCAGGCGAGCATCGACCGCGTCGGCGGTCGGATCGGCAGCCTCGAAAAGAGTCTCGCCGACCTGCGCAGCGCCGTCCGCAAGCTGCGGCTCCAGGGCGTCGGCGGCGGCGTGTTGCATGACGCCCAGTGGCTCAGGCAACAGAACCCCGGAGCGTACACGGTGCAGTTGGTGACCTCGCCGAGCCAGGGCGACATGGCGCGCTTCATCGACCGCAACATGGCACATCTGGCGCTCGACTCGCTCGCCTACTCGGTCAGTGAAGGCGCCGGGGGCGAACGCTACAACCTCTTCTTCGGCGTATTCCCGACGCTGGCGCAGGCACGCGCGGCCATTGCCGCCCTGCCGGCGGAACTGCAGGTCAACCAGCCATGGGTGCGGCCGATGCGGTCGGTGCAGGAATCCCTGCGCTGA
- a CDS encoding riboflavin synthase, with translation MFSGIIAAVGWITDITSRGDGAATVRLRIDAGRLGLDDVSPGDSIACNGVCLTVVDLTGETFCVDVSPETLACTTGLAEAGPVNLEKALRLADRLGGHLVAGHVDGVGEVLCFDAVGDNRRLEIRAPAALARYIARKGSVAVDGVSLTTNSVDGASFSINLIPHTLAATTLGRLTPGSRVNLEVDLIARYCERLLATDGTID, from the coding sequence ATGTTCTCTGGAATCATCGCCGCCGTTGGCTGGATCACCGACATCACGTCCCGTGGTGATGGCGCGGCAACCGTTCGCCTACGCATCGACGCCGGTCGGCTCGGACTCGATGACGTGTCTCCCGGCGATTCGATCGCCTGCAACGGCGTCTGCCTGACCGTGGTCGACCTGACGGGCGAGACCTTCTGCGTCGACGTTTCGCCGGAAACGCTGGCGTGCACGACCGGTCTCGCTGAAGCTGGCCCGGTCAACCTCGAGAAGGCGCTGCGGCTCGCCGACCGCCTCGGCGGTCACCTCGTCGCGGGTCACGTCGACGGCGTCGGCGAGGTGCTGTGCTTCGATGCCGTCGGCGACAACCGTCGGCTCGAGATCCGCGCGCCGGCGGCGCTCGCCAGGTACATCGCGCGCAAGGGCTCGGTCGCCGTCGACGGCGTCAGCCTGACGACCAACAGCGTCGACGGAGCGAGCTTCAGCATCAACCTGATTCCCCACACCCTGGCGGCGACGACACTTGGCCGTCTGACTCCGGGCAGCCGGGTGAATCTCGAGGTCGACCTCATCGCTCGCTATTGCGAACGCCTGCTCGCGACCGATGGCACGATCGATTAG
- the ydiK gene encoding AI-2E family transporter YdiK: MKSPERRFELARPTLAVLFLCVLIAASLWILQPFLPALIWATMVVVASWPLLIRAQRGFGNRRLPAVILMTCLVLLGLVVPLSVAIATIVDNVDQIADWGRSLSALRVQESPPAWVGEVPLVGARLEQAWRQIAATGTSELATKVAPYAGNLTRWFVSEIGSFGLVFVQFLLTVALSAVLYASGEKAATGVRRFGHRLAGERGESAVILAGQAARAVALGVGVTAIVQSLLGGIGLAIAGVPFAPVLTAVMFMFCIAQLGPTLVLAPAVIWLYWGDNTGWGTFLLIWTVFVGTMDNFLRPILIRQGADLPLLLILAGVIGGMLAFGLVGLFVGPVVLAVAYTLLAAWINELPPEVGGASGMAAQRPAGAGEPPP; this comes from the coding sequence ATGAAATCCCCCGAAAGGCGTTTCGAATTGGCCCGGCCGACCCTGGCGGTGCTCTTTCTCTGCGTGCTCATCGCCGCATCGCTGTGGATCCTGCAGCCCTTCCTGCCGGCGCTGATCTGGGCGACGATGGTCGTCGTCGCCTCCTGGCCACTGCTGATCCGGGCGCAGCGCGGTTTCGGAAATCGCCGCCTGCCGGCAGTGATCCTGATGACCTGCCTGGTCCTCCTCGGCCTCGTCGTGCCGCTGTCGGTGGCGATCGCCACCATCGTCGACAACGTCGACCAGATTGCCGATTGGGGCAGGTCGCTGAGCGCCCTGCGCGTGCAGGAGTCGCCGCCGGCCTGGGTCGGCGAAGTGCCGCTCGTCGGCGCCCGACTCGAGCAGGCGTGGCGGCAGATCGCCGCCACCGGTACGAGCGAGCTGGCGACCAAGGTCGCCCCATACGCCGGCAACCTGACGCGCTGGTTCGTCAGCGAGATCGGCAGCTTCGGGCTGGTCTTCGTGCAGTTCCTGCTCACCGTCGCTCTGTCCGCCGTCCTCTACGCTTCGGGGGAGAAGGCGGCAACGGGTGTTCGCCGCTTCGGCCATCGCCTCGCCGGCGAACGCGGCGAGAGTGCCGTCATCCTTGCCGGCCAGGCGGCGCGTGCCGTTGCTCTCGGCGTTGGCGTGACCGCGATCGTCCAGTCCCTTCTCGGCGGCATTGGCCTCGCCATCGCCGGAGTGCCGTTCGCGCCGGTGCTGACCGCGGTGATGTTCATGTTCTGCATCGCCCAGCTCGGCCCGACGCTGGTCTTGGCGCCGGCCGTGATCTGGCTGTACTGGGGGGACAACACCGGCTGGGGAACCTTCCTCCTGATCTGGACGGTCTTCGTCGGCACCATGGACAACTTCCTGCGGCCGATCCTGATCCGTCAGGGCGCCGACCTGCCGCTGCTGCTGATTCTCGCCGGCGTCATCGGTGGCATGCTGGCTTTTGGACTGGTCGGTCTCTTCGTCGGCCCGGTCGTCCTGGCAGTCGCCTACACCCTCCTCGCCGCCTGGATCAACGAGCTTCCGCCCGAGGTCGGCGGGGCGTCCGGGATGGCTGCGCAGCGACCTGCCGGCGCGGGCGAGCCACCACCCTGA